Proteins encoded by one window of Aspergillus puulaauensis MK2 DNA, chromosome 4, nearly complete sequence:
- a CDS encoding uncharacterized protein (COG:S;~EggNog:ENOG410PPJF;~SECRETED:SignalP(1-18);~antiSMASH:Cluster_4.1), protein MRIAALLFAAAQLACVSGATIVRRDDIFDSPTCGIGGSDIFLHHADLESTVEKFAKWVEAGADGQVAADGKFHDKLSYDGESVTLFACDYKSHGSGSVITGSLVRGALGAGGFLDEQCKNDNAGYESSNDLNIGRTTAYLLTERRSLLLDQLARDRGSVPMLGDL, encoded by the exons ATGAGAATCGCTGCACTATTATTTGCAGCTGCTCAGCTGGCTTGTGTCTCAGGCGCTACCATTGTCCGCCGCGATGATATATTCGATAGCCCTACCTGCGGCATTGGCGGCAGTGACATCTTTCTCCATCACGCCGACCTAGAATCGACAGTGGAGAAATTTGCTAAATGGGTTGAGGCCGGAGCAGATGGTCAAGTGGCAGCTGATGGCAAATTCCACGACAAACTCTCG TATGACGGTGAGAGCGTCACCCTCTTTGCCTGTGATTACAAGTCGCACGGCTCAGGGAGTGTTATCACCGGCAGCCTGGTGCGTGGAGCGCTGGGTGCGGGTGGTTTCCTTGACGAGCAATGCAAGAACGACAATGCCGGGTATGAGAGCAGCAATGATCTCAACATTGGTCGCACCACG GCTTACCTCCTCACAGAAAGGCGATCACTTTTGCTAGATCAGTTAGCTAGAGACCGTGGCAGTGTCCCGATGCTTGGTGATTTGTAA
- a CDS encoding putative MFS transporter (COG:G;~EggNog:ENOG410PJ5Z;~InterPro:IPR020846,IPR011701,IPR036259;~PFAM:PF07690;~SMCOG1106:major facilitator transporter;~TransMembrane:12 (i48-66o95-115i122-144o150-170i182-204o216-236i285-309o321-341i348-370o376-398i410-431o443-465i);~antiSMASH:Cluster_4.1;~go_function: GO:0022857 - transmembrane transporter activity [Evidence IEA];~go_process: GO:0055085 - transmembrane transport [Evidence IEA]): MLNTASSMGIVKTPEVSSPKGVSDSDRTVEAIQTALGDTIDSRAERALVWKFDLRILPVLAVMYLFNSLDKSNLGNAKTAGLEDTLRLQGNQYNLILSIFFIPYVLTAPFLAVLGKKYGPNIVLPCMMLTFGLCTVLVVAVFNFGGLLAIRWFLGMSESAFFPLVIYYLTTFYRRGELARRLAIFYAAQSIASAFSGLLAFGVFRIDSGPLASWRYLFLIEGGGTVLFAIFALWYLPRSSTEATFLSDDEKTLAFRRMQLDSSAVVNERLNIRDSLRIFKHGTSWAIIGIQICLGVPLQSVQLFLPVIIKRLGYDTVKTNLYTVAPNVSGAVMLLILAFCSDWTRWRFPFVALGFLFTFIGMVIFVSIDVERDINVAYFASFMMTWGTSAPSVLLDAWYNNNIASEGKRVVLTSVAVPMANLMGLVSSNIFRDQDSPKYLPALITTAAFGGAGVVFTLALGLWMMCDNSRRNRRQGTVLTAMDVPTEMLKEGPASADFRWFY; the protein is encoded by the exons ATGCTGAACACTGCCAGCAGCATGGGTATCGTCAAGACACCAGAGGTATCGTCGCCCAAGGGTGTATCAGACAGCGATAGAACTGTCGAGGCAATCCAAACAGCGCTTGGGGATACCATCGACTCTCGTGCAGAGCGGGCGCTGGTGTGGAAATTCGACCTGCGCATCCTCCCAGTGCTGGCAGTCATGTATCTCTTCAACAGTCTCGACAAATCCAACCTAGGCAATGCGAAAACCGCGGGGTTGGAAG ATACGCTCCGGCTGCAGGGTAACCAGTATAATCTGATCCTcagcatcttcttcatcccctATGTCTTGACTGCGCCTTTCCTCGCTGTGTTGGGCAAAAAATACGGTCCGAATATCGTGTTGCCGTGCATGATGCTAACATTCGGCTTATGCACCGTCctggttgttgctgtcttTAACTTTGGAGGACTATTGGCGATCAGATGGTTCCTGGGGATGTCGGAGAgcgccttcttccccctcgTCATCTACTACCTCACCAC ATTCTATCGTAGGGGAGAGCTCGCGCGCCGCCTTGCAATCTTCTATGCGGCACAAAGCATTGCCTCTGCATTCTCCGGCCTGCTAGCCTTCGGCGTCTTCCGCATCGACTCTGGCCCCCTGGCGTCATGGCGCTACCTCTTTCTCATCGAGGGCGGCGGGACTGTTCTGTTCGCGATTTTCGCGCTCTGGTATCTGCCAAGGTCGTCTACCGAAGCTACATTCCTGTCGGACGACGAGAAAACCTTGGCCTTTAGGCGGATGCAGCTCGACAGCTCCGCAGTTGTCAATGAACGCTTGAACATCCGAGACTCTCTTCGCATCTTCAAACACGGTACAAGCTGGGCAATCATCGGCATACAGATCTGCCTCGGGGTGCCCCTTCAGTCAGTCCAGCTTTTTCTACCCGTTATCATCAAAAGACTGGGATACGACACGGTCAAGACAAATCTGTACACAGTTGCACCCAATGTATCGGGCGCGGTCATGCTCTTGATTCTGGCATTCTGCAGCGACTGGACGCGGTGGCGATTCCCGTTCGTGGCACTTGGGTTCCTGTTCACGTTTATTGGAATGGTTATCTTCGTTTCCATTGATGTTGAGCGCGATATCAACGTCGCCTACTTCGCTTCGTTCATGATGACTTGGGGCACATCGGCCCCTTCTGTTTTACTAGACGCGTGGTACAATAACAACATCGCGAGTGAAGGGAAGAGGGTTGTTCTGACCAGTGTTGCTGTACCTATGGCTAATCTGATGGGCTTGGTGAGCTCCAACATCTTTCGCGACCAGGACTCCCCTAAATACTTGCCTGCTTTGATTACTACAGCCGCCTTCGGGGGAGCTGGTGTTGTTTTCACGCTTGCTCTCGGCCTTTGGATGATGTGTGATAATTCAAGGAGGAACCGGAGGCAGGGCACTGTTCTCACAGCCATGGATGTTCCAACAGAGATGCTGAAAGAAGGACCAGCGTCCGCAGATTTCCGTTGGTTTTATTAG
- a CDS encoding uncharacterized protein (COG:S;~EggNog:ENOG410PXKF;~TransMembrane:1 (o110-126i);~antiSMASH:Cluster_4.1), which yields MDAITERMRTTGFSEEPEEPEQLLFNPQPGSLLDIGALDNLPRYLFRVVSPLSDGRTDATWVRSQAACDNTDSSKRDIFSNLDNDELVRVACTLNLHLRWWPKGRFEDNFVSWTSSLLFAIQYIYYRHQGSRDRSSLDDIDLYVIDTAQFPPGTFLRDLDLIEAFRESDTHPEGRDLEDLLALRNRPDYYFGEYLSQGSLKIEGKCQRISAATILDNGLLRRLQPEFGDISATPPEGRAVWVREVNRLRDVLYRSNTHPRLSSNEVRIRLQAAEAIVRQCDPIWRFPIAIYFVALLGPASMTDDSGTAIDNEFFAFFRSELFYEGHKQFSPSGFSVIAPNTMPELERVKQLMQEVQKHWHLRKALGFARDAHTKVRILRIMDTASPIHVDDTNDVLRCAGENILSRLRALQVLCGEVIQAVESNEGQLAD from the exons ATGGACGCAATAACTGAGCGCATGAGAACGACTGGTTTCAGCGAAGAACCTGAAGAGCCAGAGCAGCTCTTATTCAATCCCCAACCAGGCAGTCTGCTGGACATAGGGGCACTTGACAACCTTCCTCGTTACCTCTTTCGTGTTGTCAGTCCTTTATCAGACGGTCGAACAGACGCCACATGGGTCCGCTCACAGGCTGCCTGCGACAATACTGACTCCTCCAAGAGAgacatcttctccaaccTGGATAATGACGAGCTGGTAAGGGTAGCTTGTACCCTAAATCTCCATCTTCGATGGTGGCCAAAAGGTCGGTTCGAAGACAACTTTGTGTCTTGGACGAGCTCGCTCCTATTCGCCATTCAATACATCTACTACAGACACCAGGGCTCTCGGGACAGATCGAGcctggatgatatcgacCTGTATGTGATAGACACAGCGCAGTTCCCTCCTGGAACTTTCCTTCGAGATTTGGATCTGATCGAGGCCTTCCGCGAATCCGACACTCACCCCGAGGGCAGGGATTTGGAAGATTTATTGGCACTGCGAAACAGACCTGACTATTACTTTGGAGAATATCTCTCCCAAGGATCCTTAAAGATTGAGGGCAAGTGCCAAAGGATATCCGCTGCAACGATCCTTGACAACGGTTTACTACGCCGGTTGCAACCTGAATTCGGCGACATCTCAGCGACGCCTCCGGAGGGCAGGGCAGTCTGGGTGAGGGAAGTTAACCGTCTGCGCGATGTCCTCTATAGATCCAATACACATCCCCGGTTGTCATCGAACGAAGTGCGCATTCGCCTGCAGGCTGCTGAAGCGATTGTCCGCCAATGCGACCCCATCTGGCGGTTCCCTATTGCTATATATTTTGTCGCCCTGCTCGGTCCTGCATCGATGACTGATGATAGTGGAACTGCAATCGACAATGAGTTCTTCGCATTCTTCCGCTCTGAACTTTTCTACG AAGGACATAAGCAGTTCAGCCCCTCCGGATTCAGCGTCATCGCACCAAACACAATGCCTGAGCTTGAACGAGTTAAACAACTCATGCAAGAAGTCCAGAAGCACTGGCATTTGAGAAAGGCGCTAG GTTTTGCCCGCGACGCTCATACGAAAGTTCGAATATTGCGTATAATGGACACTGCAAGCCCGATTCATGTGGATGATACAAATGATGTGCTACGGTGTGCTGGCGAAAATATCTTATCTCGGCTGAGGGCCCTACAGGTTCTGTGTGGCGAGGTTATACAGGCCGTGGAATCGAACGAGGGACAGTTGGCTGACTGA
- a CDS encoding putative NRPS-like protein biosynthetic cluster (COG:I;~EggNog:ENOG410PV3I;~InterPro:IPR042099,IPR000873,IPR025110;~PFAM:PF00501,PF13193;~SMCOG1002:AMP-dependent synthetase and ligase;~antiSMASH:Cluster_4.1): MIFTPPEWGRAMMPIPDSLPIYDFLLQRDNRHLYNWTADSPTLTCAVSDKSYTLQTIATRVDALSRSLSRELGWGPNAGSPWDKVIGIFSFNTIDFLIASWAVHRVGGVCLLMHPTSSAAEIKRHITLTKCRVLFTCRSLLSTANDALADSAVQDPKVYLLDLPEELAKTSSLPDQGQKTVELLVQEGASLPQIEPLQWTPGQGKEQVAYLCPTSGTSGLQKLAQITHYNIIANVIQSGTFEALHKHGRTETALGFLPLSHSYGLILAHLTAWRGDTYILHARFDMQAALASIAKYKIERLYLVPPIISALVNNPFLFELYDLSSVKSVITGSGPFGPRLADALSKVRPTWQVLPGYGLTETAVIISITNPNYIYLGSDGCLLPGVEAKLITTEDVEVDRYDEPGELLLRSPSNMKGYLGQPEATKEIFDDEGWLRTGDIAVFRLQTRDGKDTPYLDIVDRKKDIMKVKGLQVAPVEIESHLAAHPAVAEVAVVGVRDEDAGERPYAFIVRSPKEMVDVDEETIKAELNRLVESALSEPHWLRRNIRFVDEFPKSSNGKTLKFKLRETLSS; this comes from the exons ATGATCTTCACTCCGCCAGAATGGGGCCGTGCCATGATGCCCATCCCCGACTCGCTCCCTATCTACGACTTCCTGCTCCAACGCGACAACCGCCACCTCTACAACTGGACCGCCGACAGCCCGACCCTGACCTGCGCTGTTTCCGACAAGTCATACACCCTCCAGACGATCGCAACCCGGGTCGATGCTCTCTCGCGCAGCCTGAGCCGTGAACTGGGCTGGGGGCCGAATGCAGGCTCGCCCTGGGACAAGGTCATTGGGATCTTCAGTTTCAACACG ATCGACTTCCTGATCGCCTCGTGGGCTGTCCACCGCGTGGGCGGCGTCTGTCTGCTCATGCACCCGACCAGCTCTGCTGCAGAAATCAAACGACATATCACTCTCACTAAATGCCGTGTCCTTTTTACCTGTCGCTCGCTGCTGTCGACGGCTAACGACGCTCTTGCCGACAGTGCAGTCCAAGACCCCAAGGTGTATCTACTCGACCTGCCGGAGGAGCTTGCGAAGacatcttctcttcccgACCAGGGACAGAAGACAGTCGAACTACTGGTCCAGGAGGGAGCCTCCCTTCCCCAGATCGAGCCATTACAATGGACACCTGGTCAGGGCAAGGAGCAGGTCGCATACCTTTGTCCGACCAGTGGAACTTCCGGACTGCAG AAACTCGCCCAGATAACGCATTACAACATCATCGCAAACGTAATTCAGTCAGGGACATTCGAAGCACTACACAAACACGGCCGCACTGAGACTGCACTCGGCTTCCTACCCCTGAGTCACAGCTACGGGTTGATTCTGGCGCACTTGACTGCCTGGCGCGGGGATACCTATATCTTGCATGCTCGCTTCGACATGCAGGCTGCTCTGGCTTCGATTGCGAAATACAAAATCGAGAGGCTGTACCTG GTACCCCCTATTATCTCTGCCCTGGTTAACAAccccttcctcttcgaatTGTACGATCTGTCGTCTGTCAAATCTGTTATTACCGGCTCTGGACCGTTTGGACCCCGTCTTGCAGATGCCCTGAGCAAGGTCCGTCCAACGTGGCAGGTTCTCCCTGGTTACG GCCTCACCGAAACTGCCGTGATCATCTCCATCACGAACCCCAACTACATCTACCTCGGCTCAGACGGCTGTCTCCTCCCCGGCGTCGAAGCCAAGCTCATAACCACCGAAGACGTCGAGGTAGACCGGTACGACGAGCCAGGCGAGCTCCTCCTGCGATCGCCCAGCAATATGAAGGGATATCTAGGCCAGCCCGAAGCCACGAAAGAGatcttcgacgacgagggctgGCTGCGCACGGGGGATATTGCTGTCTTCCGACTCCAGACCAGGGACGGCAAGGACACGCCGTACCTTGATATCGTCGATCGGAAGAAGGATATCATGAAGGTTAAGGGGCTGCAGGTTGCGCCTGTGGAGATTGAGTCGCATCTTGCGGCGCatcctgctgttgctgaggtGGCTGTTGTGGGTGTGCGGGATGAGGATGCGGGTGAGAGGCCTTATGCGTTTATTGTCAGGTCCCCgaaggagatggttgatGTGGATGAGGAGACTATCAAGGCTGAGTTGAATCGGCTGGTGGAGAGTGCGTTGAGTGAGCCGCACTGGCTGCGTAGGAATATTCGCTTTGTGGATGAATTTCCTAAGAGCAGTAATGGGAAGACGCTCAAGTTTAAGCTTAGGGAGACTTTATCTAGTTGA
- a CDS encoding MDR family MFS transporter (COG:G;~EggNog:ENOG410QE2U;~InterPro:IPR020846,IPR011701,IPR036259;~PFAM:PF07690;~SMCOG1005:Drug resistance transporter, EmrB/QacA;~TransMembrane:14 (i47-73o85-105i112-132o138-159i171-195o201-221i242-261o273-290i310-331o343-367i374-395o407-430i437-457o512-532i);~antiSMASH:Cluster_4.1;~go_function: GO:0022857 - transmembrane transporter activity [Evidence IEA];~go_process: GO:0055085 - transmembrane transport [Evidence IEA]), whose protein sequence is MPTMEMEKSEKTQTPALTPEELSQRSPTPSTEDEEEVHYVGHLKFSLIFIGLCLSVFQVALDEVVLGTAIATITDEFHSLQDTGWYGSAYLFTDCAFQLVFGRLYSMLPVKTVYLGALLLFEIGSIICATAPNSIALILGRTIAGIGAGGILSGALTILSQSVPRAKVAVFNGILGAVNGVAFICGPLLAGGIINGTTWRWIFYINPIMAAPTFAIIIFMLKVKAPTTPPTTWKQKIEKLDLPAFTLFLASILCLILALLWGGKEYSWKNARIIVLFILFGVLMGAFMAVQSRKGDEALVPMGIVKRRSIAFGMFFSFCTSGTGFILEYYLPIWLQVIKDLSVISSAVKLLPIIGAAVVFTTLCGILTPVIGHYVPFMIIATALLSVGMGLLSTLEYTSPIRDVLGYQVPAGVGLGCALQQTLVAAQTILPMNDIPIGVSLIVLAQTLGGTIALSAADTIYTGTLASTISARFPEVSASEVLNAGNREIRNLVPAESLATIMGLCNAAIVKTWYLSIGLAAASVIGVLGMEWKRVTAGPQK, encoded by the exons ATGCCCaccatggaaatggaaaaatCCGAGAAGACTCAGACCCCAGCGCTGACGCCAGAGGAGCTCAGCCAGCGCTCGCCCACGCCCTCGactgaggacgaggaggaggtccaTTATGTCGGCCACCTGAAGTTctcgctcatcttcatcggccttTGTCTGTCGGTCTTTCAAGTCGCATTG GACGAGGTGGTGCTGGGAACTGCGATCGCGACCATCACCGACGAGTTCCATTCGCTGCAGGACACTGGCTGGTATGGATCAGCGTACTTGTTCACG GACTGCGCGTTCCAGCTGGTGTTTGGCCGGCTGTACTCGATGCTGCCGGTCAAAACCGTCTACCTGGGcgctctgctgctcttcGAGATCGGATCGATCATCTGCGCAACAGCCCCTAACTCGATTGCCCTGATTCT TGGTCGCACGATCGCAGGCATTGGCGCAGGAGGGATTCTGTCCGGAGCCCTAACGATCCTCTCGCAGTCCGTGCCCAGAGCAAAAGTGGCGGTCTTCAACGGCATTCTCGGTGCTGTCAATGGTGTCGCGTTCATTTGCGGTCCTCTGCTCGCCGGTGGAATCATCAATGGCACCACCTGGAGATG GATCTTCTATATCAACCCGATCATGGCCGCCCCGAccttcgccatcatcatcttcatgctCAAGGTAAAAGCCCCGacgacgccgccgacgacgtGGAAACAGAAGATTGAGAAGCTCGACTTGCCTGCGTTTACCCTGTTCCTCGCCTCCATCCTGTGCTTgatcctggccctgctgTGGGGAGGCAAGGAGTATTCGTGGAAGAATGCCCGGATCATCGTGCTCTTCATCCTGTTTGGAGTGCTCATGGGGGCATTCATGGCAGTGCAAAGCAGAAAGGGGGATGAAGCACTCGTTCCGATGGGAATTGTGAAACGGAGGAGCATCGCGTTTGGCatgttcttctccttctgcacgTCAGGGACAGGGTTCATCCTGGAATACTAC CTGCCGATCTGGCTACAGGTGATCAAAGACCTGTCGGTCATCTCGTCCGCGGTCAAATTACTCCCCATTATCGGGGCGGCCGTTGTCTTCACGACGCTGTGTGGAATCCTGACCCCTGTGATCGGCCACTACGTGCCCTTCATGATCATCGCGACGGCCCTCCTGTCCGTGGGAATGGGCCTCCTGTCGACGCTAGAGTACACGTCGCCGATCCGCGATGTGCTAGGGTATCAGGTTCCGGCCGGTGTAGGCCTAGGGTGCGCCCTGCAGCAGACCCTCGTAGCAGCGCAGACAATCCTGCCAATGAACGACATCCCCATAGGCGTGTCGCTGATCGTGCTAGCCCAGACGCTAGGCGGCACTATTGCCCTGTCGGCCGCAGACACCATTTACACAGGGACCCTGGCGTCGACCATCAGCGCGCGGTTCCCGGAGGTCAGCGCCTCTGAGGTCTTGAACGCCGGTAACCGAGAGATCCGCAACCTCGTGCCGGCGGAGTCCCTGGCGACGATCATGGGGTTGTGCAACGCGGCCATCGTGAAGACGTGGTACCTCTCCATTGGGctagcagcagcatcggTCATCGGCGTGCTGGGCATGGAGTGGAAGCGAGTCACGGCCGGACCGCAGAAGTAG
- a CDS encoding uncharacterized protein (COG:S;~EggNog:ENOG410PR44;~antiSMASH:Cluster_4.1) produces MTTRPRRALAKRQPQQQQPLSQLQAVQAQQAQPLQQAQLQHQTITTNPDFPDLYSTYNVSPPSPTSSTTTSTTTSNSTSMSEPSPASWLWPLPSQTDDSRKCNEPSPQRTPQNGPQNVGPGRPTARRVQRCGVGQSRHAHPDRARDRPCKSPGSGSGTGSLMEVRCWDHGCEGRKFSSLGNYRRHLREKNGQAKVHPCPDCGRVFTRSTARNFHRESGTCGLSPRQLMLQMQMQVQVQMQQVQQAQHAQPLLASTASFYPPLNVPSPPFDFDWGQMDLYSPGVLWGSR; encoded by the coding sequence ATGACCACACGCCCACGACGAGCCCTCGCAAAGCGacagccacagcagcagcagccattaTCACAATTACAAGCAGTACAAGCACAACAAGCACAACCATTACAACAAGCACAACTACAGCACCAGACGATAACGACAAACCCAGACTTCCCAGACCTATACTCAACGTACAACGTGTCTCCTCCGTcccccaccagcagcaccaccaccagcaccaccacgaGTAACAGCACGAGCATGTCAGAGCCCTCCCCCGCCAGCTGGCTCTGGCCCCTCCCCAGCCAGACAGACGACAGTCGCAAGTGCAACGAACCAAGCCCCCAGCGAACTCCACAAAACGGCCCCCAGAACGTTGGCCCAGGGCGACCCACTGCCCGACGCGTGCAGCGCTGTGGAGTCGGCCAGAGCCGACACGCCCACCCCGACAGAGCCAGAGACCGGCCGTGCAAATCCCCGGGCAGTGGCTCTGGCACGGGCAGCCTGATGGAGGTGCGCTGCTGGGACCATGGCTGCGAGGGGCGGAAATTCTCATCTCTGGGAAATTACCGGCGACACCTGCGCGAGAAGAACGGGCAGGCCAAGGTCCATCCCTGCCCGGACTGTGGGCGGGTCTTCACGCGGTCGACGGCGCGGAACTTCCACAGGGAGTCTGGAACCTGCGGACTGAGCCCGAGGCAGCTGATGctccagatgcagatgcaggtgcaggtgcagatgcagcagGTCCAGCAGGCCCAGCACGCTCAGCCTCTGCTCGCGTCGACGGCCTCCTTCTATCCGCCCCTGAATGTGCCCTCGCCGCCGTTCGACTTTGACTGGGGCCAGATGGACCTGTACTCGCCGGGTGTGTTATGGGGGAGTCGATGA
- the PRE7_1 gene encoding proteasome subunit beta type-6 (COG:O;~EggNog:ENOG410PHF4;~InterPro:IPR035202,IPR029055,IPR001353,IPR023333;~MEROPS:MER0005692;~PFAM:PF00227;~antiSMASH:Cluster_4.1;~go_component: GO:0005839 - proteasome core complex [Evidence IEA];~go_function: GO:0004298 - threonine-type endopeptidase activity [Evidence IEA];~go_process: GO:0051603 - proteolysis involved in cellular protein catabolic process [Evidence IEA]) gives MAKETRFYPYTSNGGATLGISGPGFAILAGDTRSTAGYNINTRYEPKVFTIQDAERSSIVISVIGFAADGHALKEKLDHIAAMYKYQHGRNISLRACAQRVSTLLYEKRFFPYQLQTMVAGLDADGEGAVYYYDPAGCIEKRTHCAAGEASSLMLPFLDSQVPRLGRLDQHTAEQLVRDAYQGATERHIEVGDHLQMLVVTGDGVSEQIVDLKKD, from the exons ATGGCAAAGGAAACTAGATTCTACCC ATACACCAGCAACGGCGGCGCCACACTCGGCATCTCCGGCCCCGGGTTCGCGATTCTCGCCGGCGACACCCGCTCAACCGCCGGCTACAACATCAACACGCGGTACGAGCCCAAGGTCTTCACAATCCAAGACGCCGAGCGCTCCTCAATCGTGATCTCCGTGATCGGGTTCGCTGCCGACGGGCACGCCCTGAAGGAGAAACTCGACCACATCGCCGCCATGTACAAGTACCAGCACGGCCGCAATATCAGTCTCCGGGCCTGCGCGCAGCGCGTCTCGACTCTACTCTATGAGAAGCGCTTCTTCCCGTATCAACTCCAGACTATGGTCGCGGGGCTGGATGCAGATGGGGAGGGGGCAGTGTACTACTACGACCCGGCGGGGTGTATTGAGAAGCGCACGCATTGTGCGGCCGGGGAGGCGAGTAGTCTGATGCTGCCGTTCCTGGACAGCCAGGTCCCCCGCCTGGGGAGGCTAGACCAGCACACGGCGGAGCAGCTGGTGCGAGATGCGTATCAGGGGGCGACGGAGAGGCACATCGAGGTTGGGGATCACTTGCAGATGCTGGTGGTGACGGGGGACGGGGTATCCGAGCAGATCGTCGATTTGAAGAAGGATTAG
- a CDS encoding alpha/beta hydrolase (COG:E;~EggNog:ENOG410PPSZ;~InterPro:IPR005645,IPR029058;~PFAM:PF03959;~antiSMASH:Cluster_4.1): MRILCLHGHTQTGPVFERKTHRLQQHIQIAFPNASFYFPTGEISYKVSDRLDYLQDIQRERSDTFKDPDEIDTHAWFRLHEDDPPTGLLDSINRVAEILRTEGPFDGIICFSQGSVVGGMVASLLEGPRRRQRFEEYAATFPDAVRYPEPYKDLDHPPFKFGITYGAYMGVSPVFSAFYENPIIETPFLHFMGEFDPVVPSEMAAAVDKAQIGGARRRKIMHPGAHAIPIGAEYHEAVVDFIRSVGDGSYFSLPTSIPEEGVPSLDYHDSPDQTPIQTPLLTPSLATAATSTPLPSTEEPLLASEKLDRWRKSRSPRRPISRRGRSFFSGRRSTSSSAVSRAESQHSDVTQIQAPSEFDSVSSSTGKDPGGVVTVVEEDMMEPGYDTEDWQELMLSDLLNMILRRQGRPGKFYFVPDGGDGEGLVNGMGMGLE; the protein is encoded by the coding sequence ATGCGCATTCTCTGTCTCCACGGCCACACGCAAACGGGGCCCGTCTTCGAAAGAAAGACGCACCGGTTGCAGCAGCACATCCAGATAGCGTTCCCAAATGCCTCCTTCTACTTCCCAACGGGAGAAATCTCATACAAAGTCTCGGACAGACTGGACTATCTGCAAGACATCCAAAGAGAAAGATCCGATACCTTCAAAGACCCAGACGAAATCGACACCCATGCCTGGTTCCGGCTACACGAAGACGATCCACCAACAGGCCTGCTCGACAGCATTAACAGGGTAGCCGAGATACTACGCACAGAAGGCCCCTTTGACGGCAtcatctgcttctcccaAGGCTCCGTAGTCGGGGGCATGGTTGCATCTCTCCTTGAGGGACCTCGACGACGCCAAAGATTCGAAGAATACGCCGCCACATTCCCAGATGCCGTGCGGTATCCAGAGCCCTACAAAGACCTCGATCACCCACCCTTCAAATTCGGCATCACATACGGCGCCTACATGGGCGTCAGCCCCGTCTTCTCCGCCTTCTACGAAAACCCCATCATCGAGACCCCCTTCCTCCACTTCATGGGAGAATTCGACCCCGTCGTGCCATCTGAGATGGCCGCCGCAGTAGACAAAGCACAGATTGGGGGAGCTCGACGGCGGAAAATCATGCATCCAGGGGCTCACGCAATCCCCATCGGTGCTGAATACCACGAGGCTGTGGTTGACTTTATCCGGTCTGTCGGTGATGGCTCGTACTTTAGCCTTCCCACCAGTATTCCTGAAGAGGGCGTTCCATCACTGGATTACCACGACTCGCCAGACCAGACACCTATCCAGACGCCCTTGTTGACGCCGTCGCTGGCTACGGCAGCCACATCAACACCGCTGCCATCTACTGAAGAGCCTCTCCTGGCGTCTGAAAAGCTAGACCGATGGCGGAAATCGCGGAGCCCGCGCAGACCTATCTCACGTCGTGGCCGTTCATTCTTCTCTGGCCGGAGGTCCACCAGCTCTAGTGCTGTATCCAGAGCTGAATCGCAACATTCAGACGTTACTCAAATACAGGCACCGTCTGAGTTCGACTCTGTCTCGTCTTCAACAGGCAAAGACCCTGGCGGGGTTGTTAcagtggtggaggaggacatGATGGAGCCGGGATACGACACAGAGGACTGGCAGGAGCTGATGCTGTCAGATCTGCTCAACATGATACTCAGGCGGCAGGGCCGGCCTGGGAAATTCTACTTTGTGCCAGATGGGGGAGACGGTGAGGGCTTGGTGAatgggatggggatgggttTAGAGTAG